The following is a genomic window from Lysinibacillus sp. JNUCC-52.
GGAGACGCTAGTACAGTACTACAAATGGTACATAATACACCGTTTGGTGATATCGTTGATACAGAGGACGATATGCAACCATATTTATGGCGAGCTATAGATCGATTAATAGGTATTTATAAATTATTTGGCTCCCTCGTAGTCACAATGGATGTCAACAAGAAGAAGCTGCGGAACCGTGCGGAAAACAGCTTCGCAAATGTTACAGAACTCGCTGATACATTAGTTCGCTCCGAAGGTATTTCGTTCCGTCAAGCCCATAGCATCGTCAGTAAGTGTATTAAAGTATTGCTTGCTCACGGTGAGGAATCGCTTGCTAGTCTGACATGGGGGCTAGCCAATACACAATCTAAATTGGTTACTGGTAAACCTTTAGGAATTTCCGAAGATGATTTCTATCACACCTTAAAACCAGAGTTTTTTGTAAGTGTCAGAACATTATTAGGTGGCCCTTCGCCTGAAACAATGCGTGCATCCATTGAACGAGCAAAAGTAAAGGCAGACGCCCTATTTGAGTGGGTTAAGCAAAAGGAATCCGCCATTACGGAGGCAGAAAAGCAATTAATAACATTTATAGAGGAATGGGACCAATGAACGAATGGCTACTAATTATTGATGGCGGTGCAACAAAAACGGCATGTGCAATCGTACATGCCGAGTCAGGTGAAATCCAATATACAGCATCATTAGGAGGATCCAATTATCAGGCTATAGGTGTGGAGCCTGCTACGGATATATTACGAGCATTATTAGCAAAGGCTCAAGTATTTTTACAGGCGCAAGCTAACCCGAAAATTACTGTTGCCACGTTTGCTATGGCTGGGTTTGATTCTCCTAATGATCATAAAATTGTGACAGAAATTGTCCAACATACAATTACAGCGACACAGCTAAACATCCAGACGCTTATCATTGAAAATGATGCTGAAGCTACCTTATTAGGCGTCACCGCTGGACAGGCAGGTGCTTTACTCATAGCAGGAACGGGTGCCATTGCATATGCATTCGATGGTGAGCATATCGCACGTTCTGGTGGCTGGGGACATCGTGCAGGTGATGAAGGAAGTGGCTATTGGCTAGGGCAGGAAGTTATACGGGCCATTTTCCGCATGGAAGATGGCCGAGGTGAACCGACGATATTGAAAGATGCCGTCTACAACTATTTACGTATTCAAGATGTCACAGAACTTGCTGCATGGCTATTCCGCCCTTCTTATACGAATGCTCAATTAGCAAAAATGGGCGCATTTTTAGCCGATGCAGTTGCTAAAAAAGATGCTTGTGCTACTCATATCTCCATACAGGCTGCCTATGAATTAGTCCTTCTTGCATGTGCGGTACTTAAAAAAATTAGATATCAAGGAGAGCCATTTCATTTATATTGTAATGGTGGCGCTCTAAAGCATAACCCGCTAATATTAAAAACGTTTTCCCAGGAAATGACCTCCATGTATCCACAAATTCGAGTGTCTTTGTGCCAGCATCAGCCGATCCATTATATTATTCAGCGCACAAAAAGGGCGTATGACAGTCTTTAATGTCATACGCCCTTTTAAGGGTCTACCAACATGGTCAGTTGATTGCAGCGCAGGGCGGCGACTCCTGCGGGAACAGCACAAAACGTAAGACGCGGGCATTCCGCGCGACAGCGAGGGCTGCGGCTTACATTGTGCCCGCGGAAAGCGTCCGCCCGTAGCGGAAATCAACGGTACTTAAACGCCCATTTACAATCAATAATCCAAAATTATAGCTGCATTTTCTTCAGTTCATCTGTCATGAAATATAAATAGCCATCTTTAATAAATAAGTCCTTCGTGTCTTCCCTATTTAATACTTGTTCACCGCTTCCATCAGGACGAATTTTCGTTAAATAGGCGCCATGCGAATAATTACTAAAATATAGCCATCCGTCAGCATACACAATATATAGTGCACGCGTTTTCGTAACACGCTGAGCTTTACCTGTCGTCATATCAAGCACGTACAATTTATTGTCATCAGAAATACTGCTATAAAATAATTGATTTCCTACTTGCGCGGGGAAATCGATATCTTGATAGTAGCTATAAGTGGTACTTATTGCTTTTGGATAATCATTTGCTATCCATGTATGATCACGTGCCATTGTGCGATCATCCACTAAAAAATATTGGTATCTTATAGCACCGCTCCGATCTGGCACAGGGTCATTCCATGTTGTATCAAGATGATACCATTGACCGTCAAGCTTCACTAAATTCCAAGCATGCCCTTCCTTACCGACATAGCCAACGATATATTGCGTTTCAAAGCCAAGTTTTTGTAATAGTGTATGGGCTAATAATGCATAGCCCTGACAAACACCACCATGCTCTGCAAGCACAGTATAAGCACTATGTGGACTTGACTTCGTTTGTTCTGTATAAGCTGTTTTCGCCACAATATAATCATTAACAGCTCTAACCTTCTCCACATCGGTCTTCGCGTCTTTTTCAATTGTAGCCACTATTTCTTGAGCGTTCATCTCAACATAAGCTGCTTGCTCTGGCGTCATTAAATAGCTTTGTTCCCCAAAAATTTTGGCTGTTTTTCTCCCATATTCAAAGCGTATAGAATGCTTACTAATATGCCCATACACATAATCATCTCTTTTAATTGCACTATCATAGGCCTCTTCCACAATCTTCTCGATTCGTTCTGTACTTCCCTTATATTGAATCTCATAGGTTGGTGAAAAGCTACTATAATAGGAGTACATTGCATCCGCCATTTCCTTGGCATTGGTAACAACAAGCTTTGTCTCAGGCTGCTGTACGACTGGAGCAGTAACGGCTAGCTTTTGTTCCTTCACATCTTCAGGGTTTGCTGTTTGTATGGAGGCATCTTCTGAAAATTTAGTGGTAACATCAACAATCTTCTCCTTTGTTGCGAGTAGCACTGTTTCAATGTCATCATTATTTGCCCAAGTAACGACTTGTTTTACTGTCGCTTTACCTACTGTATAAATTGGCTCTAAGAAAATGATAAGTATTGCAATAATAGCTAGCTTTTTCCACAAAAATCTTCACCTCACACAGTTTCACTACTTTCATTATATACAAAAAAAACACAAAGAACTCAATTAGGAGCCCTTTTGTGCTTTTAAATTTATATGCATTGAATATGTGAAATAGAAGCTTTCGGTATATTACCACTATAAATTAGTTAATTTTTAGCTTTTGCTCTTTACCATTAACTTTATATACTAAATATCCGCTATTAATCATTAAGTCCGATACCGATTGCTTAACAACTACACTCGATTTTAATGTTTTCAAATTTAGTTTTGTTAAGTAACCGCCATTACTATAATTGCTATAATAAAGATTTTCCCCAACACCTGTAATATATAGTGCTCGAGTATCCACTACCTTAGTTTTCTTCCCACTGACTAAATCGAGTTTATACAATTTATCGTTGTCTGCTGTGTTGCTAAAGAATAGAGTATTATTAATTTGGTGTGCAAAATGTACATTTTGCATAAATTGATATGCTGTACTTGTTGCGGCAGGATAATTAGATGTAATCCAAGTATGGTCTTTCTTTAGCTGAGCATCTGATACAAGGAAATAATCATAGGAAGATGCCCCTATACGATTTGGTAAAGGATCATTCCATGTCGTATCAAGATGATACCACTTACCATCAACCTCCACCATATTCCAAGCATGCGCTTCATTGCCATTCACATAACCTACTACATATTTTGTTTCAATGCCAGCTTGCTCTAACATTTTATATGCTGTTAATGCATAGCCCTGACATACAGCTTGTCCTTCAAATAATAGTGCGTACGCGCTATGTGGACTTGCTTTCGTTTTTGAACCATAACTAGTATTTGACACGATATAATCATTAACTGCTTTCACTTTCTGAAATTGTGTCATAGTTGGTTTAATAATCGTTTTTAATATACCATCAATCTTTTTCTGAACGGCCGTTTCTTGCGCTGAAGTCGTAAAATACTTCACTTTATAAGTCACGTTTCCTGTAGAGTCCGCAGTCATTGTCATTCCTTGAAGATGACCACTTGCATAAGTAGACTTTTGCTGTGCCTTCTCAAATGCTTCCATTAACTTTTTATCAAAACCCGACATTGAACCACTATATGTAACTTTTATTTCTGTAGCAAAATTATTAAGTTGTTTTGCTATTTCATTTGTAAGCTGATCCAACGTTTCTATCTTTGTGCTTGCCACCACATTATAAGCAACAGGTGCTTGCATGTTTAAAGACTGACTTTGTGCACTGGCTACAGTTGGACTTAACATCAACAATGTGGCACCACTTAACAACCATTTTTTCACAATTATTCACCTTCTCTTTTACAATATCTTTATACTAATTATAAAAGAGAATATTACTTTAAATCCATCATACAAGTTCACTACATGTGACCTTTTTCTAATTTTTTCTATGTAAGTATTTAGGTGTTTAAACCTATCTAAATCATAAATCTAATAATTAAAAGTATTTTTTTGCACATACATTACATTTAAACAAAAAAACGGAACAAGCCCCGCTATCATAATTTCTATCGGAAACAAAGACAGGTAGGCCCTCCACAAAAGAGGCTTACGATTATCCGATAAAAACTAAAGGTAGCGAGACTTGTCGTTTAACTTTTCTATAAGGCAAGAGCTCAAAAGGGTACTAACGGCTTTTGACAACTAAATTTACAGCTTCTTGAATTACTTCATTCATTTTCTCGCCGTCACCCTCAGCATTTTGAACACATTCTAACAGATTTGTACTAACAATTACGCCGACCGTACGATCTACCGCTGAGCGTACAGCAGATAATTGTGTAATAACTGCTTTACAGTCCTTTTCTTCCTCCATCATTTTCAAAATACCACGTAACTGGCCTTCCATTCGCTTTACACGATTTTTCACTTGATCTGAATATTCCACATTCATTACCCCTTCGTTTATACTCGCTGCGTCAAGTTGAGTAATTATTATTCTTATCCTAGCACAAAATATTAAAAATACACGTGTTGCATTACGCTTACTACGGTTTCAAATATTTTAAAAGCATTTTAGTCATTACTGTACCTGCATTTGTTAATTCATCGTATTGAATAATCGAATTCTTTTTTAAACGTAGCTGACCAATCTCCACTTCGAATATTGGACATTTTCTTTTTAAGGCCATGATGAGCATGTTTGTATCGTATTCAAAACGATCCCCTTTTACTTCTATGAGCCATGGTAACTCTTTGATCTCTATGTAACGTAATCCTGTTTGTGTATCCATTAGTTTTTTATGAAACAATAATTCAAACAATAAACTCGTTGCTCGATTTCCCCAATATGAAAAGAACGTACTATCAGAAGAATGAAAATTGCGTATTCCTAAGACAATGCCTTCTGAAAATACTTTGGTCATGGTCAATACTAATTTAATATCCTCTAACGTATGCTGTCCATGTGCACCTACTGTTAGAACACCCTGAACATTCTCTCGTTTAGACCATATATAAGAGAAAGCTGTTTTTAATGCTCTGCCCTTCCCAATATTCTGTTCGTGTTGGAGCACTTTACATCTATCTATTTTCTTTAACTCTTCAAATATAGTTTCATATTTTTCATCGCTACCATCATTCACAATAACAACTTGCGTAATTGAGGTAGCTAATAATTGATGTACAAATGTTATAAATGATTGTTGCGGATTATATGTTGGAATAATTGCTGCAATTTTTTTCATCCATCAATCCCCCCAAAGACGATAAACTAACTCTTAAATCAAATAGTATCATACTAGAGACAATTCAACTGAGGAATTCTGTGGAAAATAATCAATAACACTAATAATTTCCCGATATATGAAAAAAGACTACTTTCGTTATTTAAGAAGAGGTGAGTACAATCGTCATACAATACGAGATCCTTCACGAACAATGTGAAAAATTACATTTACTATCGTTCACACATATAGCGCAAAACTTACAGGATGCTAGCAGCTCTGCTATTACACAGCCCTCGGTTGCTTTACAAAAGTCACGCCTCGTTCTTGAGGAAATAATCTATGACTTTTACGAGCTGGAAATGCACGCAAAACCGAAACTAAAAAATATCCGAACACTTTTAAATAATCGTAACTTTATTTCAAAAATTCATCCACGTCGCATTTATTTATTAATGGAGCTTGTCTTTAAAATGACAAGTACTAGCAACAATGACATCGTTGAAGCAAAGGCAGCCAAAATTGTTCTCGATTATGTCAGCGATATCGTAGAATGGTTTATTCACCGTTATGATCGTAGCCTGAAAGCATCTATATCGACTCGAAAAATTCCTAAATTTGAAGATATATTGCCACCACTTGATCCGAAGATGCTCGATCAGTATTCAGCGAAGGATTATGAACATGCCGCTAGTTGGTTTGAGTTTTCCGCGAATAAGGGCAATGCAAGTGCACAATACAACTTAGGCTTCCTCTATAACCACGGTCGCGGTGTCCAAAAAGATTATGTGACAGCCAAAATGTGGTATGAGAAAGCAGCTGCTCAACATGATGCCAATGCACTTTATAGTCTTGGCGTGCTTTATCATTTAGGACAAGGTGTTGAACAAAATTATCAAGAGGCTGCTCATTATTATAAGGCTGCTGCGGATTTAGGAAATGCCGATGCACAATATAATCTTGGTGTCCTTTACAATCAAGGGCTTGGCCTTGCTATTGATTTTAAGGAGGCTGCAAAATGGTATATTTCAGCAGCCAATCAGGGCAATACAAGTGCACAAAATAATCTTGGCTTTCTCTATCATAATGGAACGGGTGTACAACAAAGTTTTGAGGAGGCGATAGCCTACTTTGAAATGGCAGCACTTGCTGGAGATGCCAGTGCACAGTATAACCTCGGCTATATGTATCTCAAAGGTCGTGGCATCACACAAAATGCTGAGGAAGCTGCGAGATGGTTTCACCTAGCTGCACTTCAGGACCATACGAATGCAGAGT
Proteins encoded in this region:
- a CDS encoding N-acetylglucosamine kinase produces the protein MNEWLLIIDGGATKTACAIVHAESGEIQYTASLGGSNYQAIGVEPATDILRALLAKAQVFLQAQANPKITVATFAMAGFDSPNDHKIVTEIVQHTITATQLNIQTLIIENDAEATLLGVTAGQAGALLIAGTGAIAYAFDGEHIARSGGWGHRAGDEGSGYWLGQEVIRAIFRMEDGRGEPTILKDAVYNYLRIQDVTELAAWLFRPSYTNAQLAKMGAFLADAVAKKDACATHISIQAAYELVLLACAVLKKIRYQGEPFHLYCNGGALKHNPLILKTFSQEMTSMYPQIRVSLCQHQPIHYIIQRTKRAYDSL
- a CDS encoding transglutaminase domain-containing protein: MWKKLAIIAILIIFLEPIYTVGKATVKQVVTWANNDDIETVLLATKEKIVDVTTKFSEDASIQTANPEDVKEQKLAVTAPVVQQPETKLVVTNAKEMADAMYSYYSSFSPTYEIQYKGSTERIEKIVEEAYDSAIKRDDYVYGHISKHSIRFEYGRKTAKIFGEQSYLMTPEQAAYVEMNAQEIVATIEKDAKTDVEKVRAVNDYIVAKTAYTEQTKSSPHSAYTVLAEHGGVCQGYALLAHTLLQKLGFETQYIVGYVGKEGHAWNLVKLDGQWYHLDTTWNDPVPDRSGAIRYQYFLVDDRTMARDHTWIANDYPKAISTTYSYYQDIDFPAQVGNQLFYSSISDDNKLYVLDMTTGKAQRVTKTRALYIVYADGWLYFSNYSHGAYLTKIRPDGSGEQVLNREDTKDLFIKDGYLYFMTDELKKMQL
- a CDS encoding transglutaminase domain-containing protein gives rise to the protein MKKWLLSGATLLMLSPTVASAQSQSLNMQAPVAYNVVASTKIETLDQLTNEIAKQLNNFATEIKVTYSGSMSGFDKKLMEAFEKAQQKSTYASGHLQGMTMTADSTGNVTYKVKYFTTSAQETAVQKKIDGILKTIIKPTMTQFQKVKAVNDYIVSNTSYGSKTKASPHSAYALLFEGQAVCQGYALTAYKMLEQAGIETKYVVGYVNGNEAHAWNMVEVDGKWYHLDTTWNDPLPNRIGASSYDYFLVSDAQLKKDHTWITSNYPAATSTAYQFMQNVHFAHQINNTLFFSNTADNDKLYKLDLVSGKKTKVVDTRALYITGVGENLYYSNYSNGGYLTKLNLKTLKSSVVVKQSVSDLMINSGYLVYKVNGKEQKLKIN
- a CDS encoding metal-sensitive transcriptional regulator is translated as MEYSDQVKNRVKRMEGQLRGILKMMEEEKDCKAVITQLSAVRSAVDRTVGVIVSTNLLECVQNAEGDGEKMNEVIQEAVNLVVKSR
- a CDS encoding glycosyltransferase family 2 protein codes for the protein MKKIAAIIPTYNPQQSFITFVHQLLATSITQVVIVNDGSDEKYETIFEELKKIDRCKVLQHEQNIGKGRALKTAFSYIWSKRENVQGVLTVGAHGQHTLEDIKLVLTMTKVFSEGIVLGIRNFHSSDSTFFSYWGNRATSLLFELLFHKKLMDTQTGLRYIEIKELPWLIEVKGDRFEYDTNMLIMALKRKCPIFEVEIGQLRLKKNSIIQYDELTNAGTVMTKMLLKYLKP
- a CDS encoding SEL1-like repeat protein, which gives rise to MSTIVIQYEILHEQCEKLHLLSFTHIAQNLQDASSSAITQPSVALQKSRLVLEEIIYDFYELEMHAKPKLKNIRTLLNNRNFISKIHPRRIYLLMELVFKMTSTSNNDIVEAKAAKIVLDYVSDIVEWFIHRYDRSLKASISTRKIPKFEDILPPLDPKMLDQYSAKDYEHAASWFEFSANKGNASAQYNLGFLYNHGRGVQKDYVTAKMWYEKAAAQHDANALYSLGVLYHLGQGVEQNYQEAAHYYKAAADLGNADAQYNLGVLYNQGLGLAIDFKEAAKWYISAANQGNTSAQNNLGFLYHNGTGVQQSFEEAIAYFEMAALAGDASAQYNLGYMYLKGRGITQNAEEAARWFHLAALQDHTNAEFQLALLYNTGQGIQQDSIEAIKWFKLAAHKGHTNAQYCLGLLYQKEKDNTRAERWFQLAADNGHISAGYELGLLFVYQLHQPDKALQYFITAAEKGYANAQFELGLLYANGVGVALNYAKAVQWWRAATDQSHIQAEYQLGLLYEQGLGVSQDLDEARRCYRLAAIQGHAGAQYQLGNLFDKGKGVTQDFTEAAKWIEQAASKGHAKAQYQLAQMHSHGQGVPKDFARAAQLYRLAANQGHQKAQFQLGMLYKKGQGVAQDYNEATRWLKKSLEYLT